The following coding sequences lie in one Polluticoccus soli genomic window:
- a CDS encoding class I SAM-dependent methyltransferase, which yields MALKQHKDAGVRYDQQVENSRNYVLPFIANTKPLQPGTRVLEIGAGEGGVLVPFAEKGCYCVGVDLDKVRIDIANDYLGKEVAEGKMTFLCKNVYDADFLEKYRNYFDVIVLKDTIEHIPDQEKFIPYLKNLIKPDGQVFFGFPPWYMPFGGHQQLCQHKFPSMLPYYHLLPRGIYKAALKMMGESDGTIEMLLEIYDTRISIERFEKIIGESGFKVKNKTHFLINPIYKYKFGLQPRKQWGPVTHIPFLRDFVTTCVYYTVGL from the coding sequence GTGGCCCTGAAACAACACAAAGACGCAGGCGTCAGGTACGACCAGCAAGTGGAGAATTCACGAAATTATGTTCTGCCCTTTATTGCCAACACCAAACCTTTGCAACCCGGTACCCGTGTATTGGAAATAGGAGCAGGTGAAGGCGGTGTGCTCGTACCGTTTGCTGAAAAAGGCTGTTATTGTGTTGGAGTTGACCTGGACAAAGTACGCATTGATATTGCCAATGACTATTTAGGAAAAGAAGTTGCCGAAGGCAAAATGACATTTCTGTGCAAGAATGTGTATGATGCTGACTTCCTGGAGAAGTACCGGAATTACTTCGATGTGATCGTTCTGAAGGATACCATTGAACATATCCCCGACCAGGAGAAGTTTATTCCTTACCTGAAGAATCTGATAAAGCCTGATGGACAAGTGTTCTTCGGATTTCCCCCATGGTATATGCCGTTCGGAGGGCACCAGCAGCTTTGCCAGCATAAGTTCCCGAGCATGTTGCCGTATTACCACTTGCTGCCACGCGGAATTTATAAGGCCGCGCTTAAAATGATGGGCGAGAGTGACGGTACTATCGAAATGCTGTTAGAGATCTACGACACGCGTATATCGATCGAACGGTTTGAAAAGATCATCGGCGAAAGCGGTTTCAAAGTGAAGAACAAAACTCACTTCCTGATCAATCCCATTTATAAATACAAGTTTGGCCTGCAGCCACGCAAACAATGGGGGCCGGTTACACATATCCCGTTCTTGAGAGACTTTGTAACGACCTGTGTGTATTACACGGTGGGATTGTAA
- a CDS encoding shikimate dehydrogenase family protein produces MDCYGIIGYPLGHTFSPGYFTKKFADEGIDAVYKSFPLEQITELPELLQQQTELRGLNVTIPYKEAVLQYLDETDAAAKAVGAVNCIHITDGNTKGYNTDIIGFEQSLLPLLQPHHRRALVLGTGGAAKAVAYVLNKLGIDYRKVSRSGQPEVVSYDDLTPELISAHTLIINTTPLGMYPDIYSFPPIPYDAIGAEHLLYDLIYNPAETRFLSLGKANGATVKNGMEMLHLQAEASWQIWTGHYNPTV; encoded by the coding sequence ATGGACTGTTACGGTATCATAGGTTATCCGCTTGGGCACACGTTTTCGCCGGGATACTTTACTAAGAAGTTTGCCGACGAAGGCATTGACGCCGTATACAAAAGCTTTCCGCTGGAACAGATCACTGAACTGCCTGAGTTACTACAACAGCAAACCGAACTGCGCGGACTCAACGTTACCATACCCTATAAGGAAGCTGTATTGCAATACCTTGACGAGACCGATGCTGCTGCTAAAGCAGTTGGCGCTGTCAATTGCATTCACATAACAGATGGTAACACCAAAGGGTACAATACTGATATCATTGGCTTTGAACAAAGCCTTTTGCCATTGCTGCAACCGCATCATCGGCGCGCATTAGTACTGGGCACAGGAGGCGCCGCCAAGGCTGTAGCTTATGTGCTGAATAAGCTTGGCATTGACTATAGAAAAGTGTCAAGAAGCGGCCAGCCGGAGGTAGTATCTTACGATGATCTTACGCCTGAATTAATATCTGCACATACGCTCATCATCAACACCACCCCACTGGGCATGTACCCGGATATTTATTCTTTCCCGCCAATACCTTATGATGCAATAGGCGCCGAGCACCTGTTGTATGATCTGATATATAACCCTGCCGAAACACGGTTCCTTTCCTTAGGCAAAGCTAATGGTGCTACTGTAAAAAATGGCATGGAAATGCTACACCTGCAGGCCGAAGCCTCTTGGCAAATATGGACAGGTCATTACAATCCCACCGTGTAA
- a CDS encoding phosphosulfolactate synthase, translating to MNFLLNNLPIRTQKPRAHGLTMVMDKGMGHDEVRNFLSVAAPYVDIVKLGFGTAFVTNNLREKIDIYRSYDIPVYFGGTLFEAFLVRNQFDDYVDVIREYGLDYVEVSDGSIDIPHIEKCGYIEKLAKEVTVLSEVGSKDATHIMPPYKWIELMRAELEAGSTYVIAEAREAGNVGIYRGTGEVREGLVQEILTQIPAEKIIWEAPQKAQQVYFLELLGANVNLGNLAPNEMLPLEAMRIGLRGDTFFLYLNKENKTPASTNLI from the coding sequence ATGAACTTTTTACTCAATAATCTTCCAATACGTACACAAAAGCCTCGTGCTCATGGCCTTACAATGGTTATGGACAAAGGTATGGGCCACGACGAGGTTAGGAACTTCCTTTCAGTTGCAGCTCCTTATGTAGACATCGTAAAGCTGGGCTTCGGTACAGCTTTCGTGACCAACAACCTGCGCGAAAAGATAGACATCTATCGTTCTTACGATATACCTGTTTATTTCGGCGGTACGCTGTTCGAGGCTTTCCTGGTCCGCAACCAGTTTGATGACTACGTAGACGTGATCAGAGAATACGGCCTGGACTATGTAGAGGTTTCTGATGGTTCGATCGACATACCACACATCGAAAAATGTGGCTATATCGAAAAACTGGCTAAAGAAGTAACTGTATTATCTGAAGTAGGTTCTAAAGATGCGACCCACATTATGCCTCCGTATAAGTGGATCGAGCTGATGCGTGCAGAACTGGAAGCCGGTTCTACTTACGTGATCGCTGAAGCACGTGAAGCCGGTAACGTCGGCATCTACCGCGGCACTGGCGAGGTTCGTGAAGGCCTGGTACAGGAGATCCTCACGCAGATACCTGCTGAGAAGATCATCTGGGAAGCCCCTCAAAAGGCACAGCAAGTATACTTCCTGGAGCTGCTGGGTGCTAATGTAAACCTCGGCAACCTGGCACCAAATGAAATGCTGCCACTGGAAGCTATGAGAATAGGCCTGCGCGGAGATACGTTCTTCCTTTACCTCAACAAGGAGAACAAAACTCCTGCCTCTACCAATCTCATCTAA
- the lpxB gene encoding lipid-A-disaccharide synthase, with protein sequence MKYYIIAGEASGDLHGGNLIKELRAKDAAAEIRCWGGDRMQQAGATLVKHYRDLAFMGFVEVIKHLGTILDNLKFCKQDILSFKPDVLILIDYPGFNMRIAEWAKKEGIRIVYYISPQVWAWKESRVKKIKRDVDQMLVILPFEKDFYDKWDYKVTYVGHPLIQVIDEEKRLPAQSLSDKPVIALLPGSRKQEIQLKLPEMLKMVKHFPDHQFVIAQAPSQPAELYKEMIGHKPVLLAEGQTYNILKQAKAALVTSGTATLETALFGVPQVVCYKGNQVSYWLAKQLIKVKYISLVNLIMDKPVIPELIQADLNEENLKEALTRALYDEKCLAHIKADYANLWHKLGASNASEKAAAEIIASMA encoded by the coding sequence ATGAAATACTACATCATAGCTGGTGAAGCCAGCGGTGATCTGCATGGCGGCAACCTCATTAAAGAGTTGCGTGCTAAAGATGCCGCGGCCGAGATACGTTGCTGGGGCGGTGACCGCATGCAGCAGGCGGGTGCAACATTGGTAAAGCATTATCGCGACTTGGCTTTTATGGGATTCGTGGAGGTGATCAAACACCTCGGTACTATCCTGGATAACCTTAAGTTTTGCAAGCAGGATATACTCAGTTTCAAGCCCGATGTACTTATTCTGATCGACTACCCGGGATTCAATATGCGGATAGCGGAGTGGGCCAAAAAAGAGGGAATCAGGATTGTCTACTACATATCTCCGCAGGTCTGGGCCTGGAAAGAGAGCAGGGTGAAAAAGATTAAGCGTGATGTAGACCAGATGCTGGTCATCCTTCCGTTCGAAAAAGATTTCTACGATAAATGGGATTATAAGGTTACATATGTAGGCCACCCGTTGATACAGGTGATCGACGAGGAGAAGCGCCTTCCAGCTCAGTCGTTGTCAGATAAGCCCGTTATAGCACTGTTGCCAGGCAGCAGGAAGCAGGAGATACAGCTGAAGTTGCCGGAAATGCTGAAGATGGTCAAACACTTCCCCGACCATCAGTTTGTGATAGCTCAAGCTCCTTCGCAGCCTGCAGAACTATACAAGGAAATGATTGGCCATAAACCTGTACTATTGGCTGAGGGACAGACCTACAATATACTGAAACAGGCTAAGGCTGCATTGGTGACAAGTGGTACCGCCACATTGGAAACTGCGTTGTTCGGTGTGCCGCAGGTAGTTTGCTACAAAGGCAACCAGGTATCGTATTGGCTGGCCAAACAACTCATCAAGGTCAAATACATTTCGCTGGTCAACCTCATCATGGATAAGCCAGTGATACCAGAACTTATACAGGCCGATCTGAATGAAGAAAACCTAAAAGAGGCTCTGACAAGGGCTCTGTATGATGAGAAATGTCTCGCCCATATAAAAGCAGATTATGCCAACCTCTGGCACAAACTCGGCGCCAGCAATGCTTCAGAAAAGGCAGCTGCTGAGATCATAGCCTCAATGGCGTAA
- a CDS encoding DUF6728 family protein — protein sequence MWNQILTYLYIRKRDPKDPKNMSIKAMHGMNRISLFMFLIAIIVMIVRMLRH from the coding sequence ATGTGGAACCAGATACTGACGTACTTGTACATTCGCAAACGCGACCCAAAAGACCCGAAAAACATGAGCATAAAGGCTATGCATGGCATGAACCGCATCTCGCTTTTTATGTTCCTGATTGCGATCATTGTGATGATCGTGCGTATGTTACGCCATTGA